Proteins encoded within one genomic window of Candidatus Poribacteria bacterium:
- a CDS encoding cache domain-containing protein, translated as MRNSLLILLLIGLVVVGITGCERAMTKPMMDALTPTEMPTMDDPETFTVALVQAAINLYKTEGREAAIAYHNDPASIDGQWYVFILDENDLFVAQPAAPHFIGKGIKEAPGLDGSLIGLDITGATEEGRWTEYLWPNPENGKLELKRTWSIRYDGYLFGSGYYESWRPDPATLTLTSKDDPEAFTHDFVLAAVARYEFAGLDATAAYYNDPMNIDGQWYVLIADENDIYVAHPLRPDFIGMDIKDILGLDGAPVGAEIAKATGTGLWIEYLWPNPESGEVALKRTWAIRHDGYLFGAGYYQPVEGDSAP; from the coding sequence TTGAGGAATTCTTTGCTGATTTTACTTCTAATAGGGCTTGTTGTCGTTGGTATCACCGGATGCGAAAGAGCAATGACGAAACCGATGATGGATGCCCTCACACCGACTGAAATGCCTACGATGGATGATCCAGAGACTTTTACAGTTGCCCTCGTCCAAGCTGCGATCAATCTTTATAAGACAGAAGGGCGCGAAGCCGCTATAGCCTACCACAACGATCCAGCAAGTATTGACGGGCAGTGGTATGTGTTTATCCTTGATGAAAACGATCTGTTTGTCGCACAACCGGCGGCACCACACTTCATTGGTAAAGGCATAAAGGAGGCTCCCGGACTTGACGGATCGCTGATAGGTTTAGATATCACTGGGGCGACAGAAGAAGGTCGTTGGACTGAGTACTTGTGGCCGAATCCTGAAAACGGCAAATTAGAACTGAAACGCACATGGTCAATCCGGTACGACGGTTACCTCTTCGGTTCGGGATACTACGAATCGTGGAGGCCAGACCCTGCCACGCTAACACTTACCTCGAAAGACGATCCAGAGGCATTTACGCATGACTTCGTTCTGGCAGCGGTTGCCCGTTATGAATTTGCCGGTCTTGATGCTACGGCAGCCTACTACAATGACCCAATGAATATTGATGGGCAGTGGTATGTGCTCATTGCTGACGAGAACGATATCTATGTCGCTCACCCGCTGAGACCAGACTTCATAGGGATGGATATTAAGGATATTCTCGGTCTTGACGGAGCACCTGTCGGGGCAGAAATTGCCAAAGCAACAGGAACAGGACTCTGGATTGAGTACTTGTGGCCCAACCCTGAAAGCGGCGAGGTAGCGTTGAAGCGCACATGGGCAATTCGACATGACGGTTATCTCTTCGGTGCTGGATATTATCAACCGGTGGAAGGAGATTCTGCACCATAA
- a CDS encoding phosphatase PAP2 family protein has translation MNFLLYDWVAIGYLALTGMLILIFHRNVVRWSLHLLTRAFWIAGIISLTFVNEQMAFPLQFLRDWYPLSTIAIFYFEMGKLTQMVFQHYFDETVIRCEKRVFKGMPSLELSDRFPSIILSEILHLCYFSYYVIAVFLAAWLYFSGRIGPFQETVFAETLTFNLSLLCYPFLPATGPRYLFEKIQGKLSKGFFFKLTHSIISRGSSKGTAFPSSHVSLSVIVLLYALRYDSTAFLILLPMCIGLTLGTVYGRFHYAIDALAGVALAGIVFGITTTII, from the coding sequence ATGAACTTTCTCCTCTATGATTGGGTTGCCATCGGATACTTAGCCCTCACAGGCATGCTCATCCTGATTTTTCACAGAAATGTCGTACGCTGGTCCCTCCATTTGCTCACACGTGCGTTCTGGATTGCTGGAATTATATCGCTAACGTTCGTCAATGAACAGATGGCGTTTCCCTTGCAATTTCTACGCGATTGGTACCCACTGTCCACCATCGCAATTTTCTATTTTGAGATGGGAAAATTGACACAGATGGTGTTTCAACACTATTTCGATGAAACAGTGATCCGCTGCGAAAAACGGGTCTTCAAAGGGATGCCAAGCCTTGAACTCAGCGATCGGTTTCCGTCTATAATTCTATCGGAGATTTTACACCTCTGCTACTTTAGTTACTACGTCATTGCCGTGTTTTTAGCGGCGTGGCTCTATTTTAGTGGAAGGATAGGTCCATTTCAAGAAACAGTTTTCGCGGAGACACTGACCTTTAATCTGAGTCTACTCTGCTATCCATTTCTGCCTGCTACCGGTCCGCGCTACCTTTTTGAAAAGATTCAAGGGAAATTGTCCAAGGGTTTCTTCTTCAAACTGACACATTCAATTATCTCAAGAGGTTCATCGAAAGGCACGGCATTTCCGAGTTCACACGTCTCGCTATCAGTGATTGTGCTGCTTTACGCCCTCCGTTACGATAGTACAGCGTTTCTAATTCTACTGCCAATGTGTATTGGATTAACCCTCGGCACCGTCTACGGTAGATTCCATTATGCGATTGATGCACTCGCCGGAGTAGCCTTGGCTGGCATCGTCTTTGGCATCACGACCACAATCATTTAG